The Antechinus flavipes isolate AdamAnt ecotype Samford, QLD, Australia chromosome 4, AdamAnt_v2, whole genome shotgun sequence genomic interval aggaaggaaggttatATTTTGGttgagttttgttttattatgtttttaaccGGTTTAGTTTAAGATGTTGATGAGGTATATCCAATTGACATATAGACAGTTGCAAATGCAAGACTGACACTTAGGAGGAAAAGTAGGATTAGACAAGTAGATCTGAACTCTGTCCAGATTTCTTTCtgaaggaccatgccttaaaccaaaaccagtTTGATTCTCGTTGGTCACCAATAGGTCCTGATCCAAGTcccattttgtctttgtttgggactcagattgaatttaaatagcaatcatttctgctttgactgGAAACCCTGAATTCTTCTCtcgaattcattcattcattcatttatatgtttttttggactaggtgaaagagaagattctttgcctcaaatgctatctagccttaatcatgAAATCAaggataaggactgagaaaaggcattagaattggtttttcaaagatcaatggtaatttttaaaaaacagttccaCTTGAAAGATGCAAGCCACTATATCAGGTTGCTAGAAGTCTCCTAGTCATCCTGAAGAATACTGAGGAGCATTTCCAGGATTCAAGAGCTAAGTCTGGAGAATTAGCTGGAATTATTTCTACTTATTTAACTCTAATGGAATAAGAGGAAGCATAGGATTTACTTCAGATTACAGAAACCATTGCAATGAGAACATTTTTACTAGGAGCAAAATCCAGGAACTGACCCTTTGTTATTTTATGTCTCAGAGCATGTTAATTGCTGGAGGAGAGtttcaaaaaatacaaatacaaaaacaaaaaacaaaaaaaatacacaaaatccATTGCTGTAGTAAGTTAATTATCAGTGGAACTCCAATCACCATAATACCTTCGAGAGCTATATCTACCTCATGCTTTCCTAATTTACCTCATGCTTTGTTTTACCAACCACGATCCTATAAAGAGGGTGGGAAGGAATGAATAGGATAGCATATAAGTTTCACATCAAATAAATGAAAGTTCAGTCAGTTCAAGTAACTAACCTGATGCCATGCAACAAGCAACTAACAAAACCAGACTCAAGCCCAAATCTCCTAAGTATTAATCTGATGGCCAGGCCTTTGTTTTATCTTCCCAAGGATCACTTggcaatataataataaatatctgataACTATTTTATCACATGCAATATACAAGGAGCAATAAGTCTACTGAAATGATACCTTTATTTGACATTTGTTCTCACAaccttatagttttatttttctcagtgctGTGTCCCCATGATAATCATCCATTCTAACAAGTGTTTCCTCCAGATTGCAACCAAAAAGATACTTGAAAGTGCCAAAATGTGGACCAGCAACCAGAGTTCCCTGGAAGGCTTTGTTCTCCTGGGCTTTTCTGACCGCCCTTGGCTggagaaaccattatttgttatctTTCTGGTGGcctatatattttctctctttggcaACATTTCCATAATACTTGTCTCTTACCTAGATCCCCAACTTAACAGCCCAATGTATTTCTTTGTCTCCAACCTTTCCCTCTTGGACCTCTGCTATACTACTAGCACTGTCCCACAGATGCTTGTCAATCTCTGGGGTCCAGAGAAAACCATAAGTTATGGGGGTTGTGTTGCTCAACTCTACATTTTCTTGGCCTTGGGCTCAACTGAGTGTATCCTATTGGCCATAATGGCCTTTGACCGCTATGCTGCCATTTGCAAACCCCTCCACTATCCAGTCATCATGAATCAGAGGCGTTGTGTACATATGGCAGCTGGAACATGGTTTAGTGGGTTTGCTAATTCCCTGGTTCAATCAACACTCACAGTGGTGGCCCCAAGGTGTGGGAGGAAAATTGTGGACCACTTCTTCTGTGAGGTGCCTGCCCTGCTGAAATTAGCCTGCATTGACACTCATATAAATGAGGCTGAACTCAATGTACTTGGTGCTCTGCTGCTCTTGGTACCCCTTGCTCTTATCTTAGGTACCTATGGCTTCATTGCACAAGCAGTGATGAAAATCCGTTCAGCTGAAAGCCGTTGGAAAGCCTTTAATACTTGTGCCTCCCATCTATTGGTAGTCTCCATGTTTTATTTTACAGCCATTAGCATGTATGTCCAGCCCCCTTCCAGCTATTCTCACGATCGGGGCAAGGTTATGGCTCTCTTCTATGGGATTGTCACACCCACCCTCAACCCTTTCATTTATACATTGAGAAACAAGGATGTCAAGGCTGCTCTAATGAGAGCACTGACAAAGGAGTTTTGGGTCAAAGCAaggtaaataaaattaatagaatttaAGGACAGTGTTGGACATTTTTGCCTTTTAGGGCATATGTGTGGAATTGAGGGATAAAAGATAAGAtcacaaatattaaaaactatggaagaaaataaagagaaataattctttgTACTATACCTGTATAGATAACTTTGGGAGATAATTTGTATTTGTTGCTTAATTTTAATATGGTTTTATTCTGAGCACTGTTTCTATTCACCTTTCACCACTCCATCATTAGACTTAAATGTCCTTCCAGAGTTTAATTTGACTCATATTTATTACCTATAGACCATTAGGGGACAGGTTGGAGAGTTCTCCCATTGAAGTCAGAAAATTCTGCATTGTAAGTCTGCTCTGTGTaaattcttatctgtaaaatggacataataataatatctacttcataGAACTGTTGTagggatcaaatgtgataatatatgtaaagttgtTTACAAATTCTAAAGGGCTATACAAATAGTAagtagatttattattattaagcacaTGCTACATACCAGATATTGTTTTGGGTCTGTCTTAAGTACTGAGATATGGACATTCAACATTAATTGAAGCCAAGATCTTCCAttgcatctggggccatctccagtcatcctgatcttgCTGCTGGACATGAATGGCTCTGGGATCAAGAGAGGGGGACTGATGACTTTTCATAGTTCTGcttcacttaactccaattcacttgcaagtcaaaacatcac includes:
- the LOC127561015 gene encoding olfactory receptor 2B2-like, encoding MWTSNQSSLEGFVLLGFSDRPWLEKPLFVIFLVAYIFSLFGNISIILVSYLDPQLNSPMYFFVSNLSLLDLCYTTSTVPQMLVNLWGPEKTISYGGCVAQLYIFLALGSTECILLAIMAFDRYAAICKPLHYPVIMNQRRCVHMAAGTWFSGFANSLVQSTLTVVAPRCGRKIVDHFFCEVPALLKLACIDTHINEAELNVLGALLLLVPLALILGTYGFIAQAVMKIRSAESRWKAFNTCASHLLVVSMFYFTAISMYVQPPSSYSHDRGKVMALFYGIVTPTLNPFIYTLRNKDVKAALMRALTKEFWVKAR